The sequence below is a genomic window from Nitrospirota bacterium.
TCCGTACGGGCAGGTATTCTGAACGGCTACTGCGAAAGCCAACAAGGCAATGATAATGCGCAGCATTATGAAAAAGTGTACTCGCCGATTGTGAAGAGATTATGAAATAAACGAGCGACCGGTCTCGATGCGTTCCCATATCGTCATTCCGGCGATGCGCGGCGGTCCATCGGAAGACGTGGCATGCCGATGCAGAAGCGCGCACGGCATCCTAATCCCCAAACATCATTGTTCGAACCTGCCGTCGTCCCGGGCGGCGGGAAGCTTGTGGACGTTCTTCTGGAGCCATCCTATTTTCGCCGCTTCCCTCGTGTCGACTTGCGGGACATAAGGCTTTATGTCCAGAAGGGGGGTCCCGTCCACGGCATCGATGTCCCGGATATGCACCGTGTTGCCTTCGATGCCGAGAAGGCGCACGACCGAAATGCCTATCGGGTTCGGCCTGCTGGGGCTGCGTGTCGCGAAGACCCCGTGGACTTCGGTATCCAGATAGGGCTTTACCGTCAGGGCCGGCCCCTTGGATAAATGGAAGTGGTAAATCAAAATGATGTGGGAAAACCCTTCCAGGTCTTTCAAGCCCTCGGCATATTGCGGAAACACTTCGACTTTTCCATCGACGCCCCGGGCGCCCGTTGGCTGAATGGGCGTCCCCCGGGGTTCCTTGAACGGGGAATGGATCAATCCAATCGCCTTGTATCGTATCTCAATCATGGGCGGCAAGACCGCGTGCGCGGGTTCGATCAAGCGGAGCGCGTCTTACTCCCCCCGGAGCTTCTTCATGTATTGGTCCCACTCCATGGGGAGCATGTACTTCTTCTTGCTGTTACAGTCCTTGCAGGCCGTCACGAGGTTGTTCTTCCGGGAGAGGCCGCCCCGCACCAGGGGCACCACGTGCTCCATGGTCAGCTCCCCGGGGGCTACTTTCCCTCCGCAGTAATGGCAGGTGCCGCGGGCGAGCTTCTCCTTCCACCACCGCGTGCTCCTGAGCTTCCGCGCCTTCTCCTTCTCCCTGCGGATGTCCTCCGGACCGGCTTCGACGACAAAATAATCCATATACTTATTCTAACAGAGCGAGGGAGGGCGCCGCAGTAAGCACGGGCCTCTCAGGCCCCCGCGTCAAGCACCTGCCGCATCTTCTTCAGAAGCGCCGCCGGCGCCACGGGCTTGTAAAGGAACCTCTCCTCGGGCACGGGTATGGTCTTTCCCTCTCTCAGGATGTCGGCGGGATAGCCGCTCAGAAAGAGGGCCTTGATGTCGGGCCGTATCCGCGAGACGGCGTCGTAGATTTCCTTGCCGTTCATCCGCGGGAGCATGACGTCCAGGAGCAGAAGC
It includes:
- a CDS encoding HNH endonuclease signature motif containing protein; the encoded protein is MDYFVVEAGPEDIRREKEKARKLRSTRWWKEKLARGTCHYCGGKVAPGELTMEHVVPLVRGGLSRKNNLVTACKDCNSKKKYMLPMEWDQYMKKLRGE
- the tsaA gene encoding tRNA (N6-threonylcarbamoyladenosine(37)-N6)-methyltransferase TrmO — protein: MIEIRYKAIGLIHSPFKEPRGTPIQPTGARGVDGKVEVFPQYAEGLKDLEGFSHIILIYHFHLSKGPALTVKPYLDTEVHGVFATRSPSRPNPIGISVVRLLGIEGNTVHIRDIDAVDGTPLLDIKPYVPQVDTREAAKIGWLQKNVHKLPAARDDGRFEQ